Genomic DNA from Salvia miltiorrhiza cultivar Shanhuang (shh) chromosome 1, IMPLAD_Smil_shh, whole genome shotgun sequence:
CCATGGCTGAGAGAGCAGCTTTCACAACATCTTGAGAGCAACCTGGTTTAACGATGGCTCGCACCTGTAGAATCAAAACCAACCAACTCTGTTGTTCATAATACTGCACAAAAAATAGAAGTACGAGGATCATCACAATTTTCGCACACACCTTCTCGAGGTATTCTTGCAGTTCCTTGATGCGTCCCATGTAATCCTGATCTTCAACGCAGAGGATCACGGGTCTGGCATCAGCACCGGGGCCTTCAAACTGAAGGGGGCCGGGGTTTCTGTAGATGTCGTCCATCAAGAACTTGGTTGCATTCTGTCTCAGCAACCTTGCCAAACAAATATCAAGCATCCATGTCATGTTTCTTATCATGAATAAGGATGTGTGCGCGcgtgcgagagagagagagagatagagagagagagagagaggcctaCTGGTAGGCCTTGCCCTTCAAATCGACAGTTGCAGGATGCAGGGCTGGTTGTCCAAGGATTGAGGGGTTATTACCATACCGCCTCACTGTCATCATAGCCTGAGAGGTGTAAATCACAACTTTCTTACTATATCTTTACGATGTTAAGTAGCGGTTTTATAGCAAAATTTTGCAGGGATAGAGATTGTACTGTGATAGGAGCAGCACCACACCGCCACTTATTCACGGGGTTCTTCAAGTTGTTAACAGTCGCCATATAACCATTCAACCCAGCAGCGATTATGTGATAGCCGATATGACCAAGCACCTACAATAACAACATTGCTATAAGCCCTAGCTTTAGGAAATACTAACCAAAATGCTagcataaaattgaaaatataatttacataaGCATAGTCACAATCAAACTTGGAAGGCAGTGATCCGCGAGCCTGATAACCGAAGAAATGGCAAATTGCATTGAATTTCTTCCCCTTGTAGGTTCCTTCTTCCTGCAAGAAGATGCAGCAAAATGCCAAAATCCATATAAGCCATCTTTCGATAGTATCAAGTACCAAAAGAAACGGGTGAGTAGAAAATCTCAAAGTCCAGTCTTGACACACAATGTAGGAATATATAAAGCTTGATAGCATGAAGTAGCAAATTCACTAACACGTCCGAAATCATATAACAAAAGCTTGAGTTAGCTTAGAATACTGTAGTGAATATAAAACAAAAGCATGCAAGTTAGTTACCAGCCGTTTATTCATTTCTGTTTCAACAAGATGAGCTAAGAGCTTTTCCGTCTCAATCTGTCAAGGTGAAAGTAAGATTAGTTGATAAATAAACACCTTGCCTATAGATACAAAATAGACATTTTTCCAGTACCTGAGAGAGCTGCGCAGAGTCATCTGATTCTGGGTGAAGAAGGAGCTATAACACAAAATTAACTTTCAGCATAAATAAAATATGGCAGATATATTAAAGATCCGTATATAACACAAGTACCTGATTTCTAATAAAAGGAGGCAGGAATTCGAATAATGCAGAAGCCCATGGTGAAAGTTGACCAGAAATATTGTCAGCAGAGACACCTTTCCTGAGTAAACTATGAATTTCCTGGAGAGGTACCAAATTATTACAGATGCACAATAACTTCATATCCATATCAAATCAGAATATGACAAAAAATCTCCGGCTCTAATCATCTCAGTttcttatttatgtttattctttcatctatatttattttatgtagGACGGAGAAAGTCAGAAGCTGAGAAAAAACTTAAGAAGCCAAAGAGCAATCCAGTTTACCTGCAACAGAGCATATACTTCAGGAATACTTTCTATGAGCCCCTCAGGCAATAGAACTACACCATGGTATTTATctgaaaagaaaaattaaaactttCAGAAAGGATTAGTTGGTGCAAACAATGAAGAACCAACAAGAGCTCTTGACGGACCTTGTTCAGCCCTTGCTTGAACAGCATCGCATAATTGTTTGGTGATGTCAAAAAGTGTAAGCTTAGATGCATCCACCTCTTCCGCAAGAATTACCTGTATTGAATGATCAAACCTCTCTAAGAGACAAAGAAATCATACAATATCTTGAAGTTCATTCTTGTAATGGAAAGTTTCCAATCAAACTGatataagaaaagaaagaaataagtaCAGACCATATTGGGATGAGACTGAAGTGTGCACTCCAGTGCAACTTGAGATGCCTTTCTTCCCATGAgtcttataaaataataatactgCACGGCAGAGAGAACAAAATTCTTCAGAGTTTGTAAGAAAATATAAACCTGATGTCGAACTATGGACCATAGATCCTGTCTTTCATAGTCAAAAGTCAGTCATATATAATCAATAGGACCCCAGGTTCTTCACATAAAGAGACTTCTTGGTTAcataatatcaaaattttcatgcGGATAAGAAAAGGCCCAAAAATTAGTACAGTCACAAGTGAAAACAGGCAAGTCACTCCTGAAGGATCTCTAGCAATAAAATGCAGAATTACATGAAGTAAGTTGCTTACCTTCTCTGCGGAGAGTGCATCAGTGCACACATTGCTGATGAGCTGGGAATTAACCTACAATAAGTAAACAAGACTTATAATCATTTCATTTGCTTATAGAATGGAAATGCATATTTTCTGCAtattttttgttggaatttgtATTAATTTGCTTGAAGATAGAATGAGTGAATAATAAGATGACCAGATAAGAAAATTGTCaggattgatacattggagtgTTCATGAGAAGAATAAGATGACCAGAAAGGAAACAATACATAACAAACTAACATGTCATCACATTTTCAACCCTCAAGACAAACTGGAGAAATCTGGAACAGAAATTATTACCTTACAAATTGTGTCAAAACCTACATTTGTCTCAACAAAATGGTTTTTAAGATCTCCATTTAGAGTAACAGGAATACCAACAACCTGCAAAGTTTAGCTATGTTTAGAATAAGGACAAATAAAAGTAATACAAAAGTCAAAACTGAACAAACTGCATAGATGAGAATAAACACTAGGTGCTAATAATGAGGTTACAAGGCATGGTCAGAAAAGTAAAAGCAACACTTCTAAGCAATATGTTTGATGAGGCACAAGTTCATGTAGTAGACCTTTGTTGGACACTTCCTTTCTGCAAATGTTTCTGCAAGTTGGGCAGCATCTGTGTTTGATGTCACACCTTCATAAGCACGACAAAGAAAAGTCAAGAAACTGATATAAAGTATATCATGGAAAGTTAGGggaagaaaaaacaaaacatacCCCCAATAATGACAAGAGCATCCAGCTTCAAAGTTGTGCATGCATCAAGTGTTGCATTGACTTGTTGAGTTGTTCTAATTTGATCTTTTGTCCGTCCCAACAAATCATAACCACCTTTACAGTATAACTCAACAAGCATAAGTGATCTGAGAATTCAACTAACATGTCAGATTTCCTACATGTCAGATTACCTTGGTTTTTGTAGGTTGCAAGAATCTCATCACTGATCTCTAAAGTTTTTTGAGCAAATAAACCTTCAGAACCACCTGGAAAATATGCGCAAGACTTCAACATActatatttcatttaaaaagaacacaatcgGCCAAGAGGAGCAAGACATGAGGAAGGACCAACAAAACTAGTAGGAAATACATGATGATTGATGACTAACTAGTAGATTAAGTGATCAAAAGCAtaataactaaaaaaaaaaaggcccaCAACAAAACCAATAAAATTAAGGAGATTTACTCAAGCAAGCAACTGGACAAAAATAAGGGAGCACCATAAATCTAAGAAAAAGAGTAGACTCCTCACCCAAAAAACCGAGCAACACACTTTTCGGATTGTGCACTTTTAGAGCTTCAAAAAGGCCCCAAATTACATTATGTCCTCCGGGAGATTGTCTACCACAAAACACCACTCCTACCCTGTGACAAGATATAAGAAGTTAACTCATTGGTAATTAGATTTAATGGAGGAGAAACAAATCTACTTCAACGTATGTAAAACGCAATTATTCTTTCTAAATTCAGTGGTAATGGATTACATACCGAACTGCAGGGTGATCAGTGATTATTTGAGCATCAGGAACCTTAGCCGTAGCTCTGAGGAAGTGTGCTAAACGTTGACCATAAGTGTGAGGAAAAGACCTTTTAATGGTGTGAGAACCAGTGGGATCTGCAGCTGTGGTTGCATCACCAAACTCGACACGAACTGTAGTTCCCTGTCCAATGCAAtcatatgttttaaaaatacaaaCAGAAATCAGCAAGCCAACCACTCTTTTCTGTCTAAGCAATACACATGGTGAAAAATTGCATGGGTAAATTTTGAACAGATGTGAATCAAGATCTTATGGATCTCGACTCGGTTGGTTTCGAATTCGAAATTTTATACTTCggctaaaaataatttttattcgaTTAGTATTTATATAGAAATACAAAATTATGATATTCAATTTGATATTCTCACATATTCGACCAAATATATACATGTACACATATGTACAAATActataatatttatatactaTGTTACACCATGCTTTGCACGACTAACACCTTTTTGTATATGAAGTATTATGACAcctaataataattcatgattaaaaaaaggaaaatacaaAGAAATTACGTCCATAATGGTAAATTCTCACCGTGTCTTCAATTTCTAAGACTAAAATCCCTTCTTCCTCTACAAGCTACACTCTACCACTAGGGTTGTAAAATAACTAATCAAATAAGTACTGTTCGATTTGATATTCtaatttttattagtattcatTACACCACTAGACCCGATGGATCTGAACTgatgtaaaaaaaaatcgaatctGGATGTAGACCTAGcaagatccggtccagatccgaccCATTGCCATGCCTATCTCAGATTACCACAACCACACTGCCTAAAAATAAGTAGGTCAGATCACCACAGTGCCTAAACATAAGTAGTTCAGATCACCACACTGCCTAAAAATAAGTAGCACATTGCAACAACAATCAGAAGATGCACGAACACATCAGCCAGTCCAAAATATAGGATCTCTTTTACTAAACGTGAGCTCGTAAACTTCTCCCTAAAACTTTTGCTAGTTCTCAATAAGTGAATTCAAACCAAAATTAACAGTCAAAACAAAAAACGCAACGAAACTAGGATCGTAGgctttacatattttttttttcttaagagagagagtgagagagagaccTGGAGGCAGGGCGGGAGCTGAGGTTCGTAGAGCGACCGGAGCTTCTGTAGATCAGAGAGTTCTCTTGCTATCCCATAATCGGAGTCCATTTCTTCAGACTTCAAAAACCAGCTGCAAACTATCTctcgttttcttcttcttaatttCTTCCCGTTTGTATATATACGAAAAAGGGGCGGTATTACCAACCGAGTCGCTGCTGCCCCTTTGTTTAAGTGTAACCACTCTACTGTTTAgggttttatatttttaattaaaaataataattggttTAATTGCTTATTCTAAAATTAAGTTATactataacaataataataaatatttattatataataatattattaaaatagtaTAATTAATAGTGGAAAATGAATTATAAAACGTAAAATTTGAAACAGAAGATCTCATCCGAGTTCAAAGTAATTTGTAATTTTGTGTTTGCCTTTTTACTTTACAAATTTTGTAAAGTTGATGTATAAATATTAATGCAATATATTCCTTGGCTTAaataaaaatgtttaaattGAGATCTTTCCAAAGGAGCCATATTCTTTCATGTTTCAGATATGACATGATCTttcttatctttttatttactttatataAGAGCGTAggaaattttgtatttttggaGTGTAATGGTGGTAGGTGGCTTGCACA
This window encodes:
- the LOC130995311 gene encoding pyrophosphate--fructose 6-phosphate 1-phosphotransferase subunit alpha isoform X2 — protein: MDSDYGIARELSDLQKLRSLYEPQLPPCLQGTTVRVEFGDATTAADPTGSHTIKRSFPHTYGQRLAHFLRATAKVPDAQIITDHPAVRVGVVFCGRQSPGGHNVIWGLFEALKVHNPKSVLLGFLGGSEGLFAQKTLEISDEILATYKNQGGYDLLGRTKDQIRTTQQVNATLDACTTLKLDALVIIGGVTSNTDAAQLAETFAERKCPTKVVGIPVTLNGDLKNHFVETNVGFDTICKVNSQLISNVCTDALSAEKYYYFIRLMGRKASQVALECTLQSHPNMVILAEEVDASKLTLFDITKQLCDAVQARAEQDKYHGVVLLPEGLIESIPEVYALLQEIHSLLRKGVSADNISGQLSPWASALFEFLPPFIRNQLLLHPESDDSAQLSQIETEKLLAHLVETEMNKRLEEGTYKGKKFNAICHFFGYQARGSLPSKFDCDYAYVLGHIGYHIIAAGLNGYMATVNNLKNPVNKWRCGAAPITAMMTVRRYGNNPSILGQPALHPATVDLKGKAYQLLRQNATKFLMDDIYRNPGPLQFEGPGADARPVILCVEDQDYMGRIKELQEYLEKVRAIVKPGCSQDVVKAALSAMASVTDILSVMSSPSSS
- the LOC130995311 gene encoding pyrophosphate--fructose 6-phosphate 1-phosphotransferase subunit alpha isoform X1 — protein: MDSDYGIARELSDLQKLRSLYEPQLPPCLQGTTVRVEFGDATTAADPTGSHTIKRSFPHTYGQRLAHFLRATAKVPDAQIITDHPAVRVGVVFCGRQSPGGHNVIWGLFEALKVHNPKSVLLGFLGGSEGLFAQKTLEISDEILATYKNQGGYDLLGRTKDQIRTTQQVNATLDACTTLKLDALVIIGGVTSNTDAAQLAETFAERKCPTKVVGIPVTLNGDLKNHFVETNVGFDTICKVNSQLISNVCTDALSAEKYYYFIRLMGRKASQVALECTLQSHPNMVILAEEVDASKLTLFDITKQLCDAVQARAEQDKYHGVVLLPEGLIESIPEVYALLQEIHSLLRKGVSADNISGQLSPWASALFEFLPPFIRNQLLLHPESDDSAQLSQIETEKLLAHLVETEMNKRLEEGTYKGKKFNAICHFFGYQARGSLPSKFDCDYAYVLGHIGYHIIAAGLNGYMATVNNLKNPVNKWRCGAAPITAMMTVRRYGNNPSILGQPALHPATVDLKGKAYQLLRQNATKFLMDDIYRNPGPLQFEGPGADARPVILCVEDQDYMGRIKELQEYLEKVCAKIVMILVLLFFVQYYEQQSWLVLILQVRAIVKPGCSQDVVKAALSAMASVTDILSVMSSPSSS